In Candidatus Bathyarchaeia archaeon, the following are encoded in one genomic region:
- a CDS encoding HesA/MoeB/ThiF family protein: MPKIRKIPKFDEFYSRQIILKEFGKKGQEALARSKVAVVGLGGLGTASSLYLALAGVGHLRLIDQDTVELHNLHRQVLYSVDDLSYPKVEVSAKRLKKINPLVNVEAVPENLNASNVERLLSGVDCVVDGLDNMRTRYLINRACAKFKVPYVFGAAIGVEGNLSVFAPPETPCLECVFPNVSDEELLTCDVRGVLGATPGIIGTMQAMETIKVLAGMGAPLKSKFMICDFNDMYFTTIDIFKRDGCPACQGDVTLGVKEKLVWLCGRETVNVNPEKPLKLNLNEIYETVKQLFRVRVKSHFAIIFDYKNFEISLFNGGRMLIKNVKDEKSALEVYKEINKKLGIG; this comes from the coding sequence ATGCCTAAGATTCGAAAGATCCCTAAGTTTGATGAGTTTTACAGTCGCCAAATAATATTGAAAGAGTTTGGCAAGAAAGGACAAGAAGCGCTTGCACGGTCGAAGGTTGCGGTTGTCGGGCTTGGCGGTTTAGGCACTGCTTCATCGCTTTATTTGGCTCTTGCTGGCGTTGGGCATTTGCGTTTGATAGACCAGGACACTGTGGAATTGCATAACTTGCACAGGCAAGTCTTGTACAGTGTTGATGATTTGAGTTATCCGAAGGTTGAGGTTTCCGCTAAAAGATTGAAGAAGATTAATCCACTGGTGAATGTGGAGGCGGTTCCTGAAAACTTGAATGCAAGCAATGTTGAAAGGCTTCTTTCTGGCGTTGATTGTGTTGTTGACGGTTTGGATAACATGCGAACGCGCTATCTGATTAATCGTGCATGTGCAAAATTTAAGGTTCCTTATGTTTTTGGAGCCGCGATTGGAGTTGAAGGGAATCTTTCAGTTTTTGCTCCGCCTGAAACGCCCTGTTTAGAGTGTGTTTTTCCAAACGTCAGCGATGAGGAGTTGCTGACATGTGATGTGCGCGGGGTGCTCGGCGCAACACCCGGAATTATTGGGACAATGCAAGCGATGGAAACCATAAAAGTTTTGGCTGGTATGGGGGCTCCTTTGAAGAGCAAGTTTATGATTTGCGATTTTAATGACATGTATTTTACGACAATTGACATTTTCAAAAGAGACGGCTGTCCAGCATGTCAAGGCGACGTTACTTTAGGGGTTAAGGAGAAGCTTGTTTGGTTGTGTGGGCGGGAAACAGTTAATGTGAATCCAGAGAAGCCGTTAAAACTGAACCTTAACGAAATCTACGAAACAGTTAAGCAGCTTTTCAGAGTTCGTGTAAAATCTCACTTTGCAATTATTTTTGACTATAAAAATTTTGAAATCAGCCTTTTCAACGGTGGACGCATGTTAATAAAGAATGTTAAAGACGAGAAATCAGCTTTAGAAGTCTATAAGGAAATCAATAAGAAGCTTGGGATAGGCTAA
- a CDS encoding flavodoxin domain-containing protein: protein MPKILVLYYSRTGNTEKMAKAVVDGAKTVPGVDVELAYHVTPEMLSEFDAVIVGTPTYHHDMTLDMKMLFEEAAVKSVNLKGKIGATFGSYGWSGEAPKLVLEILKNKFEMQVTDPPLLIKYTPDQNGLEKCREFGKKIAERLMHKA from the coding sequence ATGCCCAAAATTCTCGTACTCTATTATAGTCGAACTGGAAACACTGAAAAAATGGCAAAGGCGGTGGTTGATGGCGCTAAAACGGTTCCAGGAGTTGACGTAGAACTAGCCTACCACGTGACGCCTGAGATGTTAAGCGAATTTGATGCAGTAATTGTTGGCACGCCAACTTACCATCATGACATGACCCTTGACATGAAAATGCTCTTTGAAGAAGCCGCAGTGAAAAGCGTAAATTTGAAAGGCAAAATCGGCGCAACCTTCGGGTCTTACGGATGGAGCGGCGAAGCCCCCAAACTTGTTCTTGAAATCTTGAAAAACAAGTTTGAAATGCAAGTAACCGACCCACCACTCTTAATCAAATATACGCCAGACCAGAATGGTCTAGAAAAGTGCAGAGAGTTTGGAAAGAAAATTGCCGAAAGACTTATGCATAAAGCTTAA
- a CDS encoding DUF362 domain-containing protein, with protein sequence MSVKVAVVELGSDVKQSFNQAIQLIGGIDNLNTPERSIVIKVGVFDHKTSHHASVNVADAIINSFGKAPKIFLAESENYKGKALERLQKWNTLFSERVVPFDLSGDTETKQVKVADETIGLSHIIFKPNVFVSTHVLRTFEKGSILKNLLGLIPDKKKVRFHKKLEETLLDLYEAVSGIDLAVLDGTYLCSGVAPTASRTYMNVLVVGRDAVAVEAVGYALVGLDPEKIPVIKEAMKRGFGEGRMDKIQVLGEPFEGVKEKIAQLLKASKKKTKKSKIEKKAN encoded by the coding sequence ATGAGCGTAAAAGTTGCAGTAGTAGAACTCGGTTCTGATGTTAAACAATCCTTTAATCAAGCAATACAACTTATCGGAGGAATAGACAACCTAAACACACCAGAAAGGTCTATCGTAATCAAAGTTGGCGTTTTTGACCACAAAACAAGCCATCACGCAAGCGTAAATGTTGCAGACGCAATCATCAATAGCTTCGGCAAAGCTCCCAAAATATTCTTAGCAGAGTCCGAAAATTACAAGGGAAAAGCGTTGGAAAGACTTCAAAAATGGAATACCCTTTTTAGTGAACGCGTTGTACCCTTTGACCTTTCTGGAGATACAGAAACCAAGCAGGTTAAAGTTGCAGATGAAACGATAGGCTTATCTCACATAATTTTCAAGCCAAACGTATTTGTTAGTACTCACGTTCTACGCACGTTTGAGAAAGGTAGTATTCTAAAGAACTTGTTAGGTTTGATTCCAGACAAGAAAAAGGTGAGGTTTCACAAGAAGTTGGAAGAGACGCTTCTAGACTTATATGAGGCAGTCAGTGGAATAGATCTTGCAGTTTTGGATGGTACATACCTATGTAGTGGAGTTGCGCCGACTGCTAGCAGAACTTACATGAACGTTCTCGTCGTCGGCAGAGATGCAGTTGCAGTAGAAGCAGTTGGTTACGCCCTCGTAGGCTTGGACCCGGAAAAGATACCAGTCATAAAAGAAGCCATGAAAAGAGGCTTCGGAGAAGGGCGAATGGATAAAATCCAAGTTTTAGGCGAACCTTTCGAAGGCGTAAAAGAGAAAATTGCTCAACTGCTTAAAGCTTCTAAAAAGAAAACAAAAAAATCCAAAATTGAGAAAAAGGCTAACTAA
- a CDS encoding ECF transporter S component: MLVNNKMSTRSLAVTAVFTALVCVVTILFSIYVPATEGFFNIGESMVFLSALLFGPFVGAFAGGVGSMLADLILGYPHYAPATLIIKACEGAVVGTLKRKNPSFCTKIQWKFLTLALGIVAGFLLGWVGTTRYSGDVELTLGWGTFAFYVPPEVWITLGIITALAIAALGLLTDPEFGWMIFSVIVGGFVMVLGYFLYQMFLIYPLFQIEVVAITEIPVNIGQMLIGLIVAIPVAKIVLRRLPQLKS; encoded by the coding sequence ATGCTGGTAAATAACAAAATGTCAACACGCAGTTTAGCAGTTACAGCAGTCTTCACAGCACTTGTTTGCGTTGTAACAATTCTCTTTTCCATATACGTACCTGCAACAGAAGGGTTCTTCAATATAGGCGAGTCCATGGTTTTTCTTTCCGCTCTTCTTTTTGGACCTTTCGTGGGAGCCTTCGCCGGCGGAGTAGGCTCAATGTTGGCTGACCTAATCTTAGGTTATCCACACTACGCACCAGCCACGCTGATAATCAAGGCTTGTGAAGGCGCTGTTGTAGGAACACTTAAGAGGAAAAATCCGAGTTTCTGCACCAAGATTCAATGGAAGTTTTTGACTTTAGCTTTAGGTATCGTTGCAGGTTTCTTGCTAGGCTGGGTTGGCACTACCCGTTATAGCGGCGACGTAGAACTCACACTAGGCTGGGGAACATTCGCCTTTTACGTTCCTCCAGAGGTATGGATAACGCTCGGAATAATAACAGCCTTAGCCATAGCTGCCCTAGGCCTTTTAACGGACCCAGAGTTTGGCTGGATGATTTTTTCAGTAATTGTCGGCGGCTTTGTCATGGTATTGGGATATTTCCTCTACCAAATGTTCCTAATTTACCCGCTCTTCCAAATCGAAGTAGTAGCTATAACCGAGATTCCAGTAAATATTGGGCAGATGCTTATTGGACTAATCGTCGCAATACCTGTAGCGAAAATTGTTTTGCGGCGTCTACCACAACTTAAAAGCTAA
- a CDS encoding ParB/Srx family N-terminal domain-containing protein, producing the protein MTIRLCMQKASKVAKTFKMRLDKIQPSQLYISSEKLSLVMKTFDPSKPELLEPIPVKKLDGEVIFVDGHTRALAAFLHGFSEIMVYWEEEKLDWDEYKICVEWCKSEGIRSIADLKNRIVSQKEYDVLWLKRCEKMQQELAKKRYHSLEQHP; encoded by the coding sequence ATGACAATACGCTTATGTATGCAGAAGGCGTCAAAAGTGGCTAAAACGTTCAAGATGAGACTGGATAAGATACAGCCAAGCCAATTGTACATAAGCTCAGAAAAACTGTCTCTAGTAATGAAAACGTTTGACCCTTCAAAGCCCGAGTTGCTTGAGCCTATACCAGTGAAAAAGCTTGATGGTGAAGTTATATTTGTAGATGGTCACACTAGAGCCCTTGCAGCGTTTCTGCATGGTTTTTCAGAAATCATGGTGTATTGGGAAGAGGAAAAGTTGGATTGGGATGAATACAAGATTTGTGTTGAATGGTGTAAAAGTGAAGGCATCCGCTCAATAGCTGACCTAAAGAATAGAATAGTTTCGCAGAAAGAATATGATGTGCTGTGGCTTAAGCGCTGTGAAAAAATGCAACAGGAACTAGCAAAAAAGCGATACCACAGTCTAGAACAGCACCCTTAA
- a CDS encoding ATP-dependent DNA ligase, whose amino-acid sequence MPTSFKALAELGEKLEATTKRLEMIDFVSDFLRSLEPQEVEPAISLLLGRAFPKWSPRALEVSWATLSDIIKRITGVEWSVFSEAFRKTGDVGSATKIVFEESKVKRQVTLFERALTILEVRRSLESIAEVSGHGSREKKERLIESLLSLASPLEAKYLIRIFISGMRTGFYEGLMEQAVSKAFQIPLETVQKASMTLGDIGEVAAIAKIEGKEGLAKISFKVFRPVGLMLAQMTNDITEALKEHDGKTAFEYKLDGARVQIHKLDDEVRIFSRRLTDVTESLPEIVEMTRKNVGAKEVILEGEVIAVDANCNPIPFQHLMRRFRRVHAVEDMTEKLPVKLYLFDILYLNGESLITLPYLQRRKILTENAGEIPLTKQLITDKTEEAKRFLKEAIDAGHEGLMAKKPDSPYTPGIRGKRWLKIKPVLEPLDLAIVAAEYGYGRRREWLSDYYLAARDAESGEFLTVGKTFKGLTDEEFAEITGRLKELAVKKEHGRVVVVPKIVVEVTYNEIQKSPKYECGMALRFARINRIRYDKAPEEVDTIQKVREIYEKQFLKKGRYKAE is encoded by the coding sequence ATGCCTACCTCCTTCAAGGCTCTGGCTGAATTGGGCGAAAAACTAGAAGCCACAACCAAAAGGCTTGAAATGATAGACTTTGTTTCGGATTTTCTGAGGAGTTTAGAGCCACAGGAAGTTGAGCCAGCGATATCTTTGCTTTTGGGCAGGGCTTTTCCAAAATGGAGTCCACGGGCGCTGGAGGTTAGCTGGGCAACTTTGAGCGATATAATAAAGCGCATCACCGGCGTTGAATGGAGTGTTTTTTCTGAAGCGTTCCGCAAGACTGGTGATGTAGGTTCAGCCACGAAAATTGTCTTTGAAGAGAGTAAGGTTAAGAGGCAAGTGACCCTTTTTGAAAGGGCATTAACTATTTTAGAGGTTAGGCGCAGTTTAGAATCCATTGCTGAAGTTTCTGGGCATGGTTCAAGAGAGAAGAAGGAACGCTTAATAGAATCGTTGTTGAGTTTGGCTTCGCCTTTGGAAGCTAAATATTTGATTAGGATTTTCATAAGTGGAATGCGAACTGGCTTTTATGAAGGGTTGATGGAGCAGGCAGTTTCGAAGGCTTTTCAGATTCCGCTTGAGACTGTGCAGAAGGCAAGCATGACTTTGGGCGATATTGGAGAAGTTGCTGCAATAGCCAAGATTGAAGGCAAAGAAGGCTTGGCGAAAATCAGCTTTAAAGTTTTCAGACCCGTGGGCCTCATGTTGGCTCAGATGACAAATGACATTACTGAAGCCTTGAAGGAGCATGACGGCAAAACAGCTTTCGAGTACAAGTTGGATGGCGCCAGAGTGCAGATTCACAAGCTTGATGATGAAGTGAGAATTTTTAGTCGCAGATTAACAGACGTTACTGAGAGCTTGCCCGAGATAGTTGAGATGACAAGAAAGAATGTTGGCGCAAAAGAGGTGATATTGGAGGGTGAAGTTATAGCTGTTGATGCAAATTGCAATCCTATTCCTTTTCAACATTTGATGCGGAGGTTCAGGCGAGTTCACGCGGTTGAGGATATGACTGAAAAGCTTCCGGTCAAACTTTACCTCTTTGACATTCTATATCTTAATGGAGAAAGCTTAATCACCCTTCCTTATCTGCAGCGAAGAAAAATTTTAACTGAAAACGCTGGCGAAATACCTTTAACAAAACAGTTAATTACCGACAAAACCGAAGAAGCTAAGCGTTTTCTTAAAGAGGCGATAGACGCTGGACATGAAGGGTTAATGGCTAAGAAACCCGACAGTCCCTACACGCCTGGGATTCGTGGAAAACGGTGGTTGAAGATAAAGCCTGTTCTCGAACCTTTAGATTTGGCTATTGTTGCAGCTGAGTATGGTTATGGCAGAAGGCGTGAGTGGCTCTCGGATTATTATTTGGCGGCGCGGGATGCTGAAAGTGGCGAGTTTTTGACTGTGGGTAAAACGTTTAAGGGCTTAACTGACGAGGAGTTTGCTGAAATAACTGGGCGACTTAAGGAGTTAGCCGTGAAGAAAGAGCATGGGAGAGTGGTTGTTGTTCCAAAGATAGTTGTTGAAGTAACATATAATGAGATTCAGAAAAGTCCAAAGTATGAGTGTGGTATGGCTTTGCGTTTTGCGCGGATAAACCGCATAAGATATGATAAGGCTCCAGAAGAAGTGGACACGATACAAAAAGTTAGAGAAATTTATGAGAAGCAGTTTTTGAAAAAAGGCAGATATAAGGCTGAATAA
- the thrC gene encoding threonine synthase, whose protein sequence is MNLRCIQCGSKFPLYPLKIKCDKCEGPLEYDSGLSRNGKVKFSGQLRFWRYKPLLPPVRHMVSLGEGGTPLHKAERLAQSFGLKELYLKDETRNPTNSYRDRAAALLTSNAIDLHHNTLICASNGNMGASLAAYSAKAGLTCHVIVPKLVDVGKLAQMLAYDAVIEEFGEILDDSIRKAEALANETGWYQATAELNPLSIEAQKTISYEVCEQLGVPDWLIVSIGSGGTIYSLWKGFKELKQLGIIKSLPKMVGVQPEGCASIVKALKEEYAKVEKTRNPSTRALAILVADPLQGELAIKALKESNGLALTVSDAEIFAAELQIAKFEGIFAEPASSATIAALKKLVEEEKIGRKDTVVSLITGSGLKATDVLQALTKKQKTAVLGLELSTKEKILRALKEKDTYGYDLWKKLGKTMTRAAIYQHLSELSEKGLITGYEKERKRFFKITQRGKKVLHAIDDVKLLL, encoded by the coding sequence ATGAACCTCCGATGCATCCAATGCGGTTCAAAATTTCCGCTTTATCCATTGAAAATTAAATGTGACAAATGCGAAGGACCATTAGAGTATGATAGTGGTTTATCTAGAAATGGTAAAGTCAAGTTTTCTGGGCAATTACGTTTTTGGAGATACAAGCCTCTGCTTCCGCCAGTACGGCACATGGTAAGTCTAGGCGAAGGCGGAACGCCTCTGCACAAGGCAGAAAGGCTTGCCCAAAGCTTTGGATTGAAAGAGTTGTATTTGAAAGATGAAACCCGCAATCCGACAAACTCCTACAGAGACCGTGCAGCTGCTCTTCTCACATCAAACGCCATAGACCTCCATCATAACACGTTAATCTGTGCATCTAACGGAAACATGGGCGCCTCTCTAGCTGCTTACTCTGCAAAGGCAGGATTAACATGCCACGTGATAGTGCCCAAGCTTGTTGATGTCGGAAAACTAGCCCAAATGCTTGCTTATGACGCAGTTATTGAAGAGTTCGGCGAAATCCTTGACGACTCCATACGCAAAGCCGAAGCTTTAGCCAATGAAACCGGTTGGTATCAAGCTACTGCGGAGCTGAATCCTCTTTCAATTGAAGCTCAGAAAACAATTTCCTATGAAGTGTGCGAACAGTTGGGCGTTCCAGATTGGCTCATAGTGTCTATAGGAAGTGGTGGAACCATCTACTCACTCTGGAAAGGGTTTAAGGAGCTTAAACAACTTGGAATAATAAAATCGTTGCCGAAAATGGTCGGCGTCCAACCAGAGGGTTGCGCATCCATAGTCAAAGCATTAAAAGAAGAATATGCCAAAGTGGAAAAAACACGAAATCCATCCACTCGTGCGCTCGCCATTTTAGTGGCAGACCCGTTGCAAGGTGAGTTAGCAATAAAAGCCTTAAAGGAATCGAATGGTTTAGCCTTGACTGTTTCAGACGCAGAAATTTTTGCAGCAGAGCTTCAAATAGCCAAATTCGAAGGAATTTTCGCGGAACCAGCAAGCTCCGCTACAATTGCAGCATTGAAAAAACTCGTTGAGGAAGAAAAAATAGGCAGAAAAGACACTGTTGTATCCTTAATTACGGGAAGCGGGCTCAAAGCCACAGACGTACTTCAAGCATTGACTAAAAAACAAAAAACAGCAGTCCTCGGCTTAGAACTGAGCACAAAAGAAAAGATATTGCGAGCCCTAAAAGAAAAAGACACGTATGGTTATGATTTGTGGAAAAAGCTGGGCAAAACAATGACGAGAGCAGCAATCTACCAACACCTCAGCGAGCTTTCAGAAAAAGGATTGATAACTGGTTATGAAAAAGAAAGGAAGAGGTTTTTTAAAATAACGCAACGAGGTAAAAAAGTTTTACATGCAATAGATGATGTGAAACTTCTGCTCTGA